The following are encoded together in the Cyanobacterium aponinum PCC 10605 genome:
- a CDS encoding serine O-acetyltransferase, with protein sequence MSQSISATEADWQREKIEKWWSPSKQLLKSIREYQKWQSSNFPFKAIFMKWNALQHRFWSVVTGAEIHLNTKKMGGGLVLTHPNGVVIHPDVEIGVNCLILQQVTIVKGVKIGGHVDIHAGAKVIRSVTIGDHAKIGANAVVLTDVPEGATAVGVPARIILPTKEK encoded by the coding sequence ATGAGTCAGAGTATATCTGCAACAGAAGCGGATTGGCAGAGAGAAAAAATAGAAAAATGGTGGTCTCCTTCTAAACAACTGCTAAAATCCATTAGGGAATATCAAAAATGGCAATCCAGTAATTTCCCCTTCAAAGCTATTTTTATGAAATGGAATGCTCTGCAACATCGTTTTTGGAGTGTTGTCACTGGTGCAGAAATTCATCTCAATACCAAGAAAATGGGCGGAGGTTTAGTTCTCACTCATCCTAATGGTGTTGTTATTCATCCTGATGTAGAAATTGGGGTAAACTGTTTGATTTTGCAACAAGTCACTATTGTTAAAGGCGTGAAAATAGGTGGTCATGTGGACATTCATGCAGGGGCTAAAGTTATTAGAAGTGTTACCATTGGAGACCATGCAAAAATTGGTGCGAATGCTGTCGTTTTAACAGATGTCCCTGAAGGTGCTACTGCTGTCGGTGTTCCAGCTCGTATTATTTTACCAACAAAAGAGAAATAA
- a CDS encoding glycosyltransferase family 2 protein → MSSIAVVTIGRNEGDRLVNSLQSIKKVLPETNPIIYVDSGSTDDSVNKAEELGVIVLNLDLSIAFTAARARNTGLKYIVNHYPQINYIQFLDGDYELNPQWLDKAKKRLEENPSLAIVCGRRREKYPEKSLYNRLIDMEWNTPIGEVKACGGDALMRVSALKEVNGYKQDLICGEEPEMCIRLREKGWKIERLDLDMTYHDAAMYKFSQWWKRSIRGGWAVAEGYAMHGKPPENYMIKELKSGYLWGFIIPFSAIVLAYFTNGISLLLLLSYALLYWKIYRYRINFGDNVENAKLYAYWCVLSKFPQFIGQYQYWWKKINKQKFTIIEYKS, encoded by the coding sequence ATGTCTTCCATTGCCGTTGTAACCATTGGTAGGAATGAGGGCGATCGCCTCGTCAATTCTTTACAATCGATTAAAAAAGTACTACCAGAGACAAATCCGATTATTTATGTGGATTCAGGTTCAACGGATGATAGTGTAAATAAAGCAGAAGAATTGGGCGTAATAGTGTTAAATCTGGATTTATCCATAGCTTTTACCGCCGCTAGAGCCAGAAATACAGGATTAAAGTATATAGTCAATCATTATCCCCAGATTAACTATATCCAATTTCTTGACGGTGATTATGAATTAAATCCTCAATGGTTAGACAAAGCAAAGAAAAGACTAGAAGAAAATCCCTCATTAGCTATTGTTTGCGGAAGAAGAAGGGAAAAATACCCCGAAAAATCCCTTTATAATCGTCTTATTGATATGGAATGGAATACTCCCATTGGGGAAGTTAAAGCCTGTGGCGGAGATGCTTTGATGAGGGTTTCAGCCTTAAAAGAAGTTAATGGTTATAAACAAGATCTAATTTGTGGGGAAGAGCCTGAAATGTGCATTCGTCTAAGGGAGAAAGGTTGGAAGATAGAAAGACTTGATTTAGATATGACTTACCACGATGCGGCTATGTACAAATTTAGTCAGTGGTGGAAACGTAGTATTAGGGGGGGATGGGCTGTAGCAGAAGGGTATGCTATGCACGGAAAACCGCCCGAAAATTACATGATTAAAGAACTTAAAAGCGGTTATTTATGGGGTTTTATTATACCTTTTAGTGCCATAGTTTTAGCTTATTTTACTAATGGTATTAGTTTGCTTTTATTGCTCAGTTATGCACTTTTATATTGGAAAATATATCGCTATAGAATTAACTTTGGTGATAATGTAGAAAATGCAAAATTATACGCTTATTGGTGTGTTTTATCTAAATTTCCACAATTTATAGGACAATATCAATATTGGTGGAAAAAGATAAATAAGCAAAAATTTACTATTATTGAATATAAAAGTTAA
- a CDS encoding bifunctional acetate--CoA ligase family protein/GNAT family N-acetyltransferase encodes MATEKAHDIMRYHHNPLNFMFAPKSVALIGASEKEGSVGRTLLWNLITHPFGGTVFPVNPKRKSVMGIKAYSSIQDVPENVDLAIIATPAVTIPDIIRDCVKAKVKGVIIISAGFKEIGAEGLRLEKEVLAEAKKGNLRIIGPNCLGLICPPTGLNASFASASPKMGNVAFISQSGAFCTAILDWSFAENLGFSAFISIGSMLDVDWGDLIYYFGDDPLTKSIVIYMESIGNARSFISAAREVALSKPIIVIKGGRTQEAARAAASHTGALSSSDKVLAAAFRRSGVLQVDTVKEVFNMTEILAKQPRPKGRNLTILTNAGGPGVLATDALTWGKGKLAKLSDNTIEELNKILPLHWSHSNPIDILGDANPERYAKALEIAANDPNSDALLVILTPQDMTDPTKTAEALVKVAQKIKDKPVLASWMGGETVAKGSEILNNAHIYTQPYPDDAARLFNLMWRYSYNLRGLYETPSFGESDDFVNRDIAENIINHAREQNRTLLTEYESKQLLKAYGIPIIETIIAENVEDAIAVSEKIGYPVVLKLHSETITHKTDVGGVKLNLKNGDEVKQAFLEMQSRISASDFLGVSVQKMANLEGYELILGSTVDPQFGAVILFGTGGQLVEVYQDQAIALPPLNTTLAKRLMEQTKIYTALKGVRGRKSVDLEKLKQILVLFSQLVLEQPLIKEIDINPLLVSGNQLIALDARVLLYDATISKEDIIPPAIRPYPNQYLSYCQLSNGREVIIRPIRPEDEPEAVNFCRDLSQESVYLRYFHSISHKSLISHERLARICFIDYDQEIALVAESLQPDSKEKEILAIARLSKVHGTPESAELGMLVKDKCQKQGLGSILGQKLIEIAKQEEIRSIIAEILPENIGMQNLCQKLGFRLDKHSDVVKAVLQLN; translated from the coding sequence ATGGCAACAGAAAAAGCCCACGACATCATGCGGTATCACCACAATCCCTTAAACTTCATGTTTGCACCCAAATCTGTGGCGTTAATTGGGGCTTCAGAAAAAGAAGGCAGTGTCGGGCGTACATTACTTTGGAATTTAATTACCCATCCCTTTGGTGGCACAGTTTTTCCTGTCAATCCCAAGAGGAAAAGTGTTATGGGAATTAAGGCTTACTCCTCTATTCAAGATGTTCCTGAAAATGTTGATTTAGCAATTATCGCAACTCCCGCAGTAACCATTCCCGACATCATTAGAGATTGCGTTAAAGCGAAAGTGAAAGGGGTAATAATTATTTCCGCAGGATTTAAGGAAATTGGAGCAGAAGGTTTAAGATTAGAAAAAGAAGTTCTTGCAGAGGCGAAAAAAGGTAACTTAAGAATAATTGGTCCTAATTGTTTAGGTTTAATATGTCCTCCCACGGGATTAAATGCTAGTTTTGCCAGTGCTAGTCCAAAAATGGGAAATGTTGCTTTTATCAGTCAAAGTGGGGCTTTTTGTACGGCAATTTTAGACTGGAGTTTTGCGGAAAATCTTGGTTTTAGTGCTTTTATCTCCATCGGTTCAATGTTGGATGTGGATTGGGGCGATCTAATTTACTATTTTGGGGATGATCCTTTAACTAAAAGTATCGTAATTTACATGGAATCCATTGGTAATGCTAGATCCTTTATTTCCGCCGCAAGGGAAGTGGCTTTATCAAAACCGATTATTGTCATCAAAGGAGGGCGTACCCAAGAAGCGGCTAGGGCGGCGGCTTCCCATACAGGGGCTTTAAGTAGTAGTGATAAGGTATTAGCGGCGGCATTTCGCCGTAGTGGGGTTTTACAAGTTGATACGGTGAAAGAAGTCTTTAACATGACTGAGATTTTGGCAAAACAACCTCGCCCAAAGGGTAGGAATTTGACTATTTTAACTAATGCAGGAGGTCCGGGGGTTTTAGCTACGGATGCACTAACGTGGGGAAAAGGAAAACTAGCCAAATTAAGCGACAATACCATCGAAGAGTTAAATAAAATTCTTCCTCTCCATTGGAGTCATAGTAACCCTATTGATATTTTAGGGGATGCTAATCCTGAACGTTATGCTAAAGCCCTTGAAATTGCGGCAAATGATCCCAATAGTGATGCATTATTAGTCATTTTAACTCCTCAAGACATGACTGATCCTACTAAAACGGCAGAGGCATTGGTGAAAGTGGCACAAAAGATTAAGGATAAACCGGTTTTAGCTAGTTGGATGGGAGGAGAAACCGTTGCTAAGGGTTCAGAAATTCTTAATAATGCTCATATTTATACCCAACCTTATCCCGATGATGCCGCCCGTTTATTTAATTTGATGTGGCGCTATAGTTATAATTTAAGGGGTTTGTATGAAACTCCCAGTTTTGGTGAGTCCGATGATTTTGTTAATCGTGACATTGCGGAAAATATCATCAATCATGCCCGTGAGCAAAATCGCACTCTTTTAACGGAATATGAGTCTAAGCAATTGTTAAAGGCTTATGGTATTCCTATTATCGAAACTATTATCGCTGAAAATGTGGAAGATGCGATCGCAGTTTCCGAAAAAATAGGTTATCCAGTGGTGTTAAAACTCCATTCCGAAACCATTACCCATAAAACCGATGTGGGGGGAGTCAAACTTAACCTGAAAAATGGCGATGAAGTGAAACAAGCCTTTTTGGAGATGCAAAGTCGCATATCAGCCAGTGACTTTTTAGGGGTAAGTGTGCAGAAAATGGCTAACCTTGAGGGTTATGAATTGATTTTAGGTAGTACTGTTGATCCTCAATTTGGGGCAGTAATCTTATTTGGCACTGGAGGACAATTAGTAGAAGTGTATCAAGATCAGGCGATCGCACTTCCTCCCCTCAATACAACTCTTGCCAAGAGGTTAATGGAACAAACCAAGATATATACTGCTTTAAAAGGAGTTAGGGGGAGAAAAAGTGTTGATTTAGAAAAATTAAAACAGATTTTAGTTTTATTCAGTCAATTAGTTCTCGAACAACCTTTAATTAAGGAAATTGACATCAATCCTTTATTAGTGTCAGGAAATCAACTTATTGCCTTAGATGCAAGGGTTTTGTTATACGATGCCACTATCTCTAAAGAAGATATAATTCCCCCTGCCATTCGCCCTTACCCTAACCAATATCTCTCCTATTGTCAGTTAAGCAACGGTAGAGAAGTGATAATTCGTCCTATTCGCCCAGAAGATGAACCCGAAGCAGTAAATTTTTGCCGAGATTTGTCTCAAGAAAGCGTTTATCTGCGATATTTTCACTCTATTAGCCATAAATCTCTTATTTCCCACGAACGTCTTGCTCGTATTTGTTTTATTGACTATGATCAAGAAATTGCTCTGGTGGCAGAATCATTGCAACCTGATAGTAAGGAAAAAGAAATACTTGCGATCGCCCGTTTAAGTAAGGTACACGGTACACCTGAATCTGCTGAATTAGGGATGTTAGTGAAAGATAAGTGTCAAAAACAGGGCTTAGGTAGTATTTTAGGGCAAAAACTTATCGAAATAGCTAAACAGGAGGAAATTAGGTCAATTATTGCGGAAATCCTCCCTGAAAATATAGGGATGCAAAATCTTTGTCAAAAGTTAGGTTTTCGGTTAGACAAGCATTCTGATGTGGTTAAGGCAGTTTTACAATTAAACTAG
- a CDS encoding sensor histidine kinase, with protein MKLPKPKMSLNTRLLLSHLAVMMVGLGTFVFIAKVSSPQFFILRLEQLERRGFITFRSARTYLIDGFHTAWNRSTFWSFIVGGSSAGFLSYCLSRRIMKPLQQMKEITQQFAAGNLKERMPESDILELNQLSISFNRMASCLEDVESRRRDLVSDLTHELRTPLTVVRGYLEELAGGEIEPSLQLYANLVRETKRLECLTHDLQELSKAEAGYLSIDLQSVNLLPLLKNLISRFSDQLLEDGPTLSLDSPESLPLVIADLDRTEQILVNLIGNAIRYTETGEIKIKIVEKGSYLWLEVIDTGIGIPQEDLPHVFERFWRGDRSRSSYSGGSGIGLAISKKLVELQGGKIEVESQLNKGTVFRFSLPLST; from the coding sequence ATGAAGCTACCTAAACCGAAAATGAGTCTTAATACCCGACTGCTTCTTTCTCACCTAGCAGTAATGATGGTGGGTTTAGGTACATTCGTTTTTATCGCCAAAGTATCTTCACCTCAATTTTTTATCTTACGTTTGGAACAATTAGAAAGAAGGGGTTTTATTACTTTTAGATCCGCCAGAACCTATTTAATTGACGGTTTCCACACTGCTTGGAATCGTAGCACATTCTGGTCTTTTATTGTTGGTGGTAGTAGTGCAGGATTTTTGAGTTATTGTCTCAGTCGTCGTATTATGAAGCCTTTACAGCAAATGAAGGAAATTACCCAACAGTTTGCAGCGGGAAATTTAAAAGAGAGAATGCCTGAAAGTGATATTTTAGAGTTAAATCAACTCAGTATTAGCTTTAATCGTATGGCTAGTTGCTTAGAAGATGTAGAAAGTCGGCGACGGGATTTAGTTAGTGATTTAACCCATGAGTTACGCACCCCTTTAACAGTTGTTAGGGGGTATTTGGAGGAGTTGGCAGGAGGAGAAATCGAGCCTTCTCTTCAATTATATGCCAATTTAGTCAGGGAAACTAAGCGATTAGAATGTTTAACCCATGATTTGCAAGAATTATCAAAAGCAGAAGCTGGTTATCTCTCTATTGATTTACAATCCGTCAATTTGCTTCCCTTATTAAAAAATTTAATCTCTCGATTTTCTGATCAACTATTAGAAGATGGACCGACTTTAAGCCTTGATTCTCCTGAAAGTTTACCTTTAGTTATAGCAGATCTCGATCGCACCGAACAAATATTAGTTAACCTCATTGGCAATGCCATCAGATATACAGAAACAGGAGAAATTAAGATTAAGATAGTGGAAAAAGGCTCTTATCTTTGGTTAGAAGTAATTGATACTGGTATTGGTATTCCTCAAGAAGATTTACCTCATGTTTTTGAAAGATTTTGGAGAGGCGATCGCTCCCGTTCGAGTTATTCTGGAGGTAGTGGTATTGGTCTAGCTATTTCTAAGAAACTGGTTGAATTACAGGGAGGAAAAATAGAAGTAGAAAGTCAATTAAACAAAGGTACTGTTTTCCGTTTTTCTCTACCCTTAAGCACCTAA
- a CDS encoding thioredoxin family protein produces the protein MARTPSVMLPLGTIAPDFNLPDTVSGKIISLKDFQGCKGLLVMFICQHCPFVKHVEQELAKIGHDYGSQNLGIVAISSNDAENYPDDSPANLKQMAEKLNFNFPFCYDETQEVAKAYQAACTPDFYLFDSDFRLVYRGQLDDSRPSLDIPVTGKDLRDAIASLLAGKPINPDQKPSLGCNIKWKS, from the coding sequence ATGGCTCGAACACCTTCAGTTATGTTACCTTTAGGTACGATCGCACCTGATTTCAATTTACCAGATACGGTATCAGGAAAAATTATTTCTCTGAAAGATTTTCAGGGATGTAAGGGGTTATTAGTGATGTTTATTTGTCAGCATTGTCCCTTTGTGAAACACGTTGAGCAAGAATTAGCAAAAATTGGTCATGACTATGGTAGTCAGAATTTAGGCATTGTGGCAATTAGTAGTAACGATGCGGAAAATTATCCTGATGATTCCCCCGCAAATTTAAAGCAAATGGCAGAGAAACTCAACTTTAATTTCCCTTTTTGCTATGATGAAACTCAAGAGGTCGCAAAAGCATATCAAGCGGCTTGTACCCCCGATTTTTATCTATTTGACAGCGATTTTAGATTAGTATATCGAGGACAGTTAGATGATAGTCGCCCTAGTTTAGATATACCCGTAACAGGAAAGGACTTAAGAGATGCGATCGCATCTTTATTGGCAGGTAAACCCATTAACCCTGATCAAAAACCTAGTCTTGGTTGTAATATCAAATGGAAAAGTTAA
- a CDS encoding motility twitching protein PilT encodes MAIADGNIILRYLLNDHEKLSNKAEEILENNKIILLLPVACEVVFVLQKVYSSFN; translated from the coding sequence ATGGCGATTGCTGATGGAAATATAATCCTTCGTTATCTTCTTAATGATCATGAGAAATTGTCCAATAAAGCAGAAGAAATACTTGAAAATAACAAGATAATATTACTTCTTCCCGTTGCTTGTGAAGTGGTATTTGTTTTGCAAAAAGTCTATAGTAGTTTTAATTAA